The Claveliimonas bilis genome window below encodes:
- a CDS encoding ATP-binding cassette domain-containing protein — MKDIILQTQSLTKQYGHRTVVDQVSMTIYEGDIYGFIGKNGAGKTTFIRMAVGLASPSSGNIRLFNSSNLREKRAEIGTVIESPAFYPGMTAMENLTAFAKLQDLHDPEHLQQLLDLVGLTDTGRKKCKHFSLGMKQRLAIAIALIGNPKLLILDEPTNGLDPEGMKEIRELILKLNQERHITVLVSSHILGELSKFATRYGIIHHGKLIEEFTEEDIWRRSIGNGQQDIDLEDYFLSRIGGIKNEKSCEM; from the coding sequence ATGAAGGACATCATTCTTCAAACTCAAAGTTTGACAAAACAGTATGGACATCGCACAGTCGTAGACCAGGTATCTATGACCATTTACGAAGGGGATATTTACGGCTTTATCGGCAAAAACGGAGCCGGAAAAACTACTTTCATCCGCATGGCAGTAGGTCTTGCATCTCCAAGCAGCGGAAATATCCGCCTCTTTAACAGCAGCAATCTCCGGGAAAAGCGTGCAGAAATTGGAACTGTCATTGAATCCCCCGCTTTTTATCCGGGGATGACTGCTATGGAAAATCTTACTGCTTTTGCAAAACTTCAAGACCTTCATGATCCCGAACATCTGCAGCAGCTTCTGGATCTTGTTGGTCTTACCGATACTGGAAGGAAAAAGTGCAAACACTTTTCTCTTGGTATGAAACAACGTCTTGCCATTGCTATTGCCCTTATCGGCAATCCAAAACTTCTCATCCTGGATGAACCCACAAATGGACTGGATCCGGAGGGCATGAAAGAAATACGTGAATTGATTTTAAAACTGAATCAGGAACGCCATATCACTGTCCTTGTTTCCAGTCATATTCTCGGAGAACTTTCAAAATTTGCCACAAGATACGGCATCATCCATCATGGCAAGTTGATTGAGGAATTTACCGAAGAAGACATCTGGCGCCGTAGTATAGGAAATGGTCAGCAGGATATAGATCTGGAAGATTACTTTTTAAGCAGAATAGGGGGAATAAAAAATGAAAAGTCTTGTGAAATGTGA
- a CDS encoding RluA family pseudouridine synthase produces the protein MNRTIDYKIGKEADGLRVEQFLKRKGYSRQNLSVIKRMPKSILVNGVHYYMRQQLKEGDLLSVHICEEKSSEKIPPVHLPLDIIYEDEDIIVINKPAGMPIHPSMNNYTNSMANALAWYYQEQGKPFIFRCCNRLDRDTSGLTVVAKHLVSAGILSSMVSEKALCREYLAIASGHVSPKSGTICAPLARKGTSIIERMVDFEHGENAVTHYRTVGVYGPHTLVALKLETGRTHQIRVHMQYLGYPLIGDYLYNPDMKYISRQALHSYRLSFSHPITGRFMEFTAPLPNDMKEVLNIT, from the coding sequence ATGAATCGAACCATTGATTATAAAATAGGAAAAGAAGCGGACGGGCTTCGGGTAGAGCAGTTTTTGAAAAGGAAAGGCTACTCCCGCCAGAACCTTTCTGTTATCAAACGGATGCCCAAAAGCATTCTGGTAAACGGCGTCCACTACTATATGCGCCAGCAGCTTAAGGAAGGGGACTTGCTTTCCGTGCACATATGCGAAGAGAAATCCTCGGAAAAGATCCCTCCCGTCCATCTGCCGCTGGATATCATATACGAAGACGAGGATATCATTGTCATCAATAAGCCTGCTGGAATGCCCATCCACCCGTCCATGAACAATTATACCAATTCCATGGCAAATGCACTGGCCTGGTACTATCAGGAACAGGGGAAACCTTTCATTTTCCGCTGCTGCAATCGTCTGGATAGAGACACTTCCGGTCTGACGGTGGTTGCAAAGCATCTTGTCAGCGCCGGCATTCTTTCCTCTATGGTAAGCGAAAAGGCCCTGTGCCGGGAATATCTGGCTATTGCCAGCGGACATGTAAGTCCTAAGTCCGGTACCATATGCGCGCCTCTTGCCCGCAAAGGCACTTCCATTATCGAGCGGATGGTAGACTTTGAGCACGGGGAAAACGCTGTCACTCACTACCGTACGGTAGGTGTGTACGGTCCTCACACATTAGTTGCCCTGAAACTGGAAACCGGGCGCACCCATCAGATCCGGGTGCACATGCAGTACCTCGGCTATCCTCTCATCGGAGATTATCTCTATAATCCGGATATGAAATACATCAGCCGGCAGGCACTTCACTCCTACCGGCTGTCATTTTCACATCCCATTACAGGAAGATTTATGGAATTTACTGCCCCGCTTCCAAACGATATGAAAGAAGTGCTGAATATAACGTAA
- the hrcA gene encoding heat-inducible transcriptional repressor HrcA: MQNAEGLGERKLKILHAIIQTYLETGEPVGSRTISKYTDLNLSSATIRNEMADLEELGYILQPHTSAGRIPSDKGYRLYVDMLMEEKEQELNEMQEQMLQKADKMDQLLKQAAQVLAANTNYATMVSTPRNSANRLKFIQLSQVDEEQVIAVIVLGGNVIKNKIINVREPLGNENLLKLNMLLNTSLNGMSIEEINLGLIARLKEQAGIHSEVISDVLDAVADAIQIDEDMQIYTSGATNIFKYPELSDKQSAQEIISAFEEKQQLTELVTQTLSQEDNTGIQVYIGDETPVQTMKDCSVVTATYELGDGMRGTIGIIGPKRMDYEHVLKSLKRLQGELDAMFHKKE, from the coding sequence ATGCAGAATGCAGAAGGACTGGGTGAAAGAAAACTGAAAATTCTTCATGCGATCATCCAGACCTATCTGGAGACAGGAGAGCCGGTAGGATCCAGAACAATATCCAAATATACGGATTTGAATTTAAGTTCTGCGACGATCCGAAATGAGATGGCTGATCTGGAAGAACTTGGATATATCCTGCAGCCTCATACATCGGCAGGAAGGATTCCTTCGGACAAAGGATACCGCTTATATGTGGATATGCTGATGGAAGAAAAGGAGCAGGAGCTGAATGAAATGCAGGAGCAGATGCTGCAGAAAGCTGATAAAATGGATCAGCTTCTGAAACAGGCAGCACAGGTGCTTGCGGCAAATACCAATTATGCGACCATGGTTTCCACTCCGAGAAACAGTGCCAACAGGCTGAAGTTTATTCAGCTTTCCCAGGTAGATGAAGAGCAGGTTATTGCAGTCATTGTGCTGGGGGGGAATGTAATCAAGAATAAGATTATTAATGTAAGAGAACCCCTTGGCAATGAAAATCTTCTGAAACTGAATATGCTTTTGAATACATCACTGAACGGCATGTCTATTGAAGAAATCAATCTGGGACTGATCGCGAGGCTGAAAGAGCAGGCTGGAATCCACAGTGAAGTGATCAGCGATGTGCTTGATGCAGTTGCCGATGCAATACAGATTGATGAGGATATGCAGATTTATACAAGCGGCGCTACGAATATTTTCAAATATCCGGAGCTTAGCGATAAGCAGAGCGCCCAGGAAATCATCAGTGCCTTTGAGGAAAAACAGCAGCTGACCGAGCTGGTTACCCAGACCCTTTCACAGGAAGACAATACCGGGATTCAGGTATATATTGGAGATGAGACTCCGGTACAGACCATGAAAGACTGCAGCGTTGTAACTGCAACATATGAATTGGGAGATGGGATGCGGGGTACGATAGGTATTATCGGACCGAAGCGAATGGATTATGAACATGTGTTAAAATCGCTGAAGCGCCTTCAAGGTGAATTGGATGCGATGTTTCATAAGAAAGAATAA
- the grpE gene encoding nucleotide exchange factor GrpE, giving the protein MVKEAVEEAKKAAADQENAETDKEETAEGQEEAKEEDVKEGEDTEETQQEKQGDKKFFGRKNKKDKKDEKIEELTDKLTRQMAEFDNFRKRTEKEKSQMYEVGAKDIIEKILPVVDNFERGLAAVAEEDKEHPFMQGMDKVYKQLMTTLDEIGVKPIEAVGQEFNPDFHNAVMHVENENFGENMVAEEFQKGYTYRDSVVRHSMVKVAN; this is encoded by the coding sequence ATGGTAAAAGAAGCTGTGGAGGAAGCAAAAAAAGCAGCAGCTGACCAGGAAAATGCTGAAACAGACAAAGAGGAAACAGCAGAGGGTCAGGAAGAAGCCAAAGAAGAAGACGTTAAAGAAGGGGAAGACACAGAAGAAACCCAGCAGGAGAAGCAGGGCGATAAAAAGTTCTTTGGCAGAAAGAATAAAAAAGACAAAAAAGATGAAAAGATCGAGGAGCTTACAGATAAGCTCACAAGGCAGATGGCCGAGTTTGATAACTTCCGCAAACGTACAGAAAAGGAAAAATCCCAGATGTATGAGGTTGGAGCGAAAGATATCATAGAAAAAATCCTTCCGGTTGTTGACAACTTTGAGCGAGGACTTGCAGCGGTAGCTGAGGAGGATAAGGAGCATCCGTTCATGCAGGGCATGGATAAGGTGTATAAACAGTTGATGACTACACTGGATGAGATTGGGGTGAAACCGATCGAGGCAGTGGGTCAGGAATTTAACCCTGATTTTCACAATGCAGTGATGCATGTGGAGAATGAAAATTTCGGTGAGAACATGGTAGCCGAGGAATTTCAGAAAGGTTATACCTACCGTGACAGCGTGGTAAGACACAGCATGGTAAAGGTAGCAAACTAA
- the dnaK gene encoding molecular chaperone DnaK — MGKIIGIDLGTTNSCVAVMEGGQPVVIANTEGARTTPSVVAFTKTGERLVGEPAKRQAVTNAEKTISSIKREMGSDYKVEIDGKKYSPQEISAMILQKLKADAEGYLGEKVTEAVITVPAYFNDAQRQATKDAGKIAGLDVKRIINEPTAAALAYGLDNEKEQKIMVYDLGGGTFDVSIIEIGDGVIEVLSTAGNNRLGGDDFDQKITDYMISEFKKTEGVDLSTDKMALQRLKEAAEKAKKELSSATTTNINLPFITATAEGPKHFDMNLTRAKFDELTHDLVEKTAEPVQRALSDAGITSSELGQVLLVGGSTRIPAVQDKVKQLTGKEPSKSLNPDECVALGASVQGGKLAGDAGAGDILLLDVTPLSLSIETMGGVATRLIERNTTIPTKKSQIFSTAADNQTAVDINVVQGERQFARDNKSLGQFRLDGIPPAPRGIPQIEVTFDIDANGIVNVSAKDLGTGKEQHITITAGSNMSDEDIEKAVKEAAAFEAQDKKRKEGIDTKNDADAFVFQTEKALEEVGDKIDASEKAAVEADCKALKELLEKVNMEDISDAQIAEIKAGKEKLMESAQKVFAKMYEQAGANAGANAGAQGAGPNPGAGAGPSPEGFGGDDVVDGDYKEV, encoded by the coding sequence ATGGGAAAAATCATTGGTATTGACTTAGGTACGACAAACAGCTGTGTAGCCGTAATGGAAGGCGGACAGCCAGTAGTTATTGCGAATACAGAAGGCGCAAGGACAACACCGTCTGTAGTGGCATTTACAAAAACAGGAGAAAGGCTTGTAGGTGAGCCTGCAAAACGTCAGGCAGTTACAAATGCTGAGAAGACAATCTCTTCTATCAAAAGAGAGATGGGATCTGATTACAAGGTAGAGATTGACGGAAAGAAATACTCTCCGCAGGAAATCTCCGCAATGATCCTTCAGAAACTGAAAGCAGACGCAGAAGGATATCTTGGCGAGAAAGTGACAGAGGCAGTTATTACAGTTCCTGCTTATTTCAACGACGCACAGCGTCAGGCAACAAAGGATGCAGGAAAAATTGCAGGTCTGGATGTAAAACGTATTATCAACGAGCCTACAGCGGCAGCTCTTGCATATGGTCTTGACAATGAAAAAGAACAGAAGATCATGGTATACGATTTAGGAGGCGGTACATTCGACGTTTCCATCATTGAAATCGGCGACGGTGTTATTGAAGTATTGTCTACAGCCGGAAACAACAGACTTGGCGGTGATGACTTCGACCAGAAGATCACAGATTATATGATCTCTGAATTTAAGAAAACAGAAGGTGTTGACTTATCTACAGATAAGATGGCGCTTCAGAGACTGAAAGAAGCTGCAGAGAAGGCAAAGAAAGAGCTGTCTTCTGCAACAACAACAAATATCAACCTTCCGTTCATTACTGCAACAGCAGAAGGACCGAAGCATTTCGATATGAATCTTACAAGAGCAAAATTTGATGAACTGACTCACGACCTGGTAGAAAAGACTGCAGAGCCGGTACAAAGAGCACTCTCTGATGCAGGCATCACATCTTCAGAACTTGGTCAGGTACTGCTGGTAGGTGGTTCTACACGTATTCCGGCTGTACAGGATAAAGTAAAACAGCTGACAGGCAAAGAGCCAAGCAAATCTCTGAATCCGGATGAATGTGTTGCACTTGGTGCTTCCGTACAGGGCGGTAAGCTGGCAGGAGATGCAGGCGCAGGAGATATTCTCCTTCTGGATGTTACTCCACTTTCCCTGTCTATTGAGACAATGGGAGGCGTTGCAACAAGACTGATCGAGAGAAACACGACCATTCCTACAAAGAAGAGCCAGATCTTCTCTACAGCTGCAGACAATCAGACAGCAGTAGACATCAACGTTGTACAGGGTGAGAGACAGTTCGCAAGGGACAACAAGTCACTTGGACAGTTCAGACTGGATGGAATCCCGCCGGCACCACGCGGAATCCCGCAGATCGAAGTTACATTCGATATCGATGCAAATGGTATTGTAAATGTATCTGCAAAAGACCTGGGAACAGGAAAAGAACAGCACATTACAATTACTGCCGGATCCAATATGTCTGATGAAGATATTGAGAAAGCTGTAAAAGAAGCTGCAGCATTTGAGGCACAGGATAAGAAACGAAAAGAAGGAATTGATACAAAGAACGATGCAGATGCATTCGTATTCCAGACAGAGAAAGCTCTGGAGGAAGTAGGAGATAAGATCGACGCTTCCGAGAAAGCAGCAGTAGAGGCAGACTGCAAAGCGCTGAAAGAACTGCTGGAAAAAGTAAACATGGAAGATATTTCAGATGCCCAGATCGCAGAGATCAAAGCAGGAAAAGAAAAGCTGATGGAAAGCGCACAGAAAGTATTTGCCAAGATGTATGAGCAGGCTGGCGCTAATGCCGGAGCAAATGCAGGCGCACAGGGAGCAGGTCCGAATCCGGGAGCAGGAGCAGGTCCGTCTCCGGAAGGATTTGGCGGCGACGATGTAGTAGATGGAGACTACAAAGAGGTCTAA
- the dnaJ gene encoding molecular chaperone DnaJ — protein sequence MAESKRDYYEVLGVSKDADEATLKKAYRQVAKKYHPDMNPGDKEAEKKFKEASEAYAVLSDPEKRRQYDQFGHAAFEGGAGGAGGFGGFDFSGADFSDIFGDIFGDLFGGGRRSGRANQGPMKGMNIRKSVRITFEEAVFGCEKELDVVLKDPCPKCNGTGAKPGTSPETCPKCGGKGQVVYTQQSFFGTVQNVQTCPECHGSGKIIREKCPDCSGSGYISSKKKISVSIPAGIDNGQSVRIREKGEPGVNGGPRGDLLVEVSVSRHPIFQRQDMHIFSTAPISFAQAALGGDVRIKTVDGDVIYTVKPGTKTDTKVRLRGKGVPSIRNSQVRGDHYVTLVIQTPERLSSEAKEALKKFDALTGNTLNQSQEELESAKKGKKKGFMDKMKEAFDD from the coding sequence ATGGCAGAATCAAAAAGAGATTACTATGAAGTGCTGGGAGTCAGCAAAGATGCCGATGAAGCGACTCTGAAAAAGGCATACAGGCAGGTGGCAAAGAAGTACCATCCGGATATGAATCCTGGAGACAAAGAGGCAGAGAAGAAATTCAAAGAAGCTTCCGAGGCCTATGCTGTTTTGAGTGATCCGGAGAAGCGTCGTCAGTATGACCAGTTCGGGCATGCAGCATTTGAAGGTGGGGCCGGCGGAGCCGGAGGCTTCGGTGGTTTTGATTTCAGTGGTGCAGATTTCAGTGACATTTTTGGTGATATTTTCGGTGATCTGTTTGGCGGCGGAAGACGTTCCGGGCGTGCAAATCAAGGCCCGATGAAAGGAATGAATATCCGCAAGAGTGTCCGTATTACTTTTGAGGAGGCTGTATTTGGCTGTGAGAAGGAGCTGGATGTAGTTCTGAAGGATCCATGCCCGAAATGTAACGGAACAGGAGCTAAGCCGGGAACTTCTCCTGAAACCTGTCCGAAATGCGGCGGTAAAGGACAGGTGGTATACACACAGCAGTCTTTCTTTGGTACCGTCCAGAATGTACAGACCTGTCCGGAGTGTCATGGAAGCGGAAAGATCATACGTGAAAAATGTCCGGACTGCAGCGGCTCTGGATACATTTCCAGTAAAAAGAAGATTTCCGTATCTATTCCGGCAGGAATTGATAACGGTCAGAGTGTAAGAATACGTGAAAAGGGAGAACCGGGAGTCAATGGAGGACCAAGAGGAGATCTTCTGGTGGAAGTTAGCGTTTCACGCCATCCAATCTTCCAGAGACAGGATATGCATATTTTCTCTACTGCGCCCATTTCTTTTGCGCAGGCTGCCCTCGGCGGTGATGTGCGCATCAAGACAGTAGACGGAGATGTGATCTATACGGTGAAACCGGGAACAAAAACAGATACAAAAGTACGTCTTCGCGGAAAAGGAGTTCCATCCATCCGCAATTCCCAGGTACGGGGCGATCATTATGTGACCCTTGTTATCCAGACACCGGAACGGCTGAGCAGTGAGGCGAAAGAAGCGCTGAAGAAATTTGACGCTTTGACAGGGAATACTCTGAATCAGTCACAGGAAGAGCTGGAATCGGCCAAAAAAGGGAAGAAAAAAGGATTTATGGATAAGATGAAAGAGGCCTTTGATGATTGA
- a CDS encoding LacI family DNA-binding transcriptional regulator: protein MAGIRDVAREAHVGIGTVSRYLNGSGYVSEESRNRIETAIKTLDYQPNELARNLYRNRSGIIGVIVPDLEHPFFSKLSKYIEINLYERNYKTMICNTVGISNREKEYLKMLERNVVDGIIAAAHTLHSEEYLKINRPILAMDKDFNGQIPLVHSDHKKGGALAAEAVIKAGCRNVLQFTTSSKVTTPANQRHIVFEEICTKHGIRVRTVETNWNLFSHEHFRRYMQKEMVKYPDVDGIFSADIPAIACMNVLKQRGYKIPQDVKIIGYDGLDVIYMTDPPLTSVSQDIEKLAECCVDTIIRIIEGKEYESHQVIDVDFVQGKSI, encoded by the coding sequence ATGGCAGGAATACGAGATGTTGCCAGGGAAGCGCATGTAGGTATTGGCACGGTATCGCGTTACTTAAACGGAAGCGGCTATGTGTCTGAAGAGAGCAGAAACCGGATAGAGACCGCTATCAAAACACTTGATTATCAGCCCAATGAATTGGCGAGAAACCTCTACAGGAACCGATCGGGGATCATAGGAGTGATCGTACCGGACTTGGAACATCCTTTTTTCTCAAAGCTGAGTAAATACATTGAGATCAATCTTTATGAGCGGAATTATAAGACTATGATCTGTAATACTGTAGGGATCAGTAACCGGGAAAAAGAATATTTGAAGATGCTGGAGAGAAATGTGGTGGACGGGATAATTGCAGCTGCCCATACGCTGCACAGCGAGGAATATCTGAAGATCAACAGGCCGATCCTGGCCATGGATAAAGACTTTAACGGGCAGATACCGTTGGTACATTCCGATCACAAAAAGGGAGGTGCCCTTGCGGCTGAAGCAGTGATAAAGGCGGGATGCCGTAATGTCTTGCAGTTTACTACTTCCTCAAAAGTGACGACACCGGCCAATCAGCGGCATATTGTATTTGAGGAGATCTGTACGAAACATGGCATCAGGGTAAGGACTGTGGAGACAAACTGGAATCTGTTTTCCCACGAGCATTTCAGGCGTTATATGCAAAAAGAGATGGTAAAATACCCGGATGTAGACGGTATTTTTTCAGCAGATATTCCGGCTATCGCCTGCATGAATGTTTTAAAACAGAGAGGATACAAAATCCCTCAGGATGTAAAGATCATAGGCTACGATGGTTTGGATGTCATTTACATGACAGATCCGCCGCTTACATCGGTTTCGCAGGATATTGAAAAACTTGCAGAATGTTGTGTGGATACAATCATTCGGATTATTGAAGGAAAAGAATACGAGAGTCATCAGGTGATTGATGTGGACTTTGTACAAGGGAAGAGTATATGA
- a CDS encoding ABC transporter substrate-binding protein, with the protein MKKMTAKRWISASLVTVLSAGLLAGCGSSTDEENSDGGETTIKFGIHVANPEDQEPVTYNIVQEFNKKYEGKYKVEFEAADTETHSKNLKLQSTDGTLPDIFWVEGAQAPEYAESGVLMDLSDYLKENTDIDEALNGMEDSYNNGEIQYGLPYQCNVQGFFYNKELFDAAGVEYPTNETTYEEFLDMIAKLKESGVTPIAIGSKNSSYTMWEFNEFLERYGWSENIDAILSGEKKFNNSDLVACFEKMEGLKDAGAFPDNMATIEYFDAKQLFDNGTAAMFGTGQWDCSEFDENLGDKVGFWWGPVFTDSDYEQNVAMKVPAAPIAVNAETADDETMKEAVYTFLNFYYSEDAAKMSYEGSIFPATSYEGIAASDTQYAMNAMLEALSAGWPSPESAPDLTVGSAVQTELYNGIFGVLQGTYTPEEALDKMDETLSYE; encoded by the coding sequence ATGAAAAAAATGACGGCAAAAAGGTGGATTTCCGCAAGTCTCGTTACAGTTCTTTCAGCAGGCCTGCTGGCGGGATGCGGAAGCAGCACAGACGAAGAGAACAGTGACGGTGGAGAAACTACGATCAAGTTTGGTATTCATGTAGCCAACCCGGAAGATCAGGAGCCTGTGACTTACAACATTGTCCAGGAATTTAACAAGAAGTATGAAGGAAAATATAAGGTGGAATTTGAAGCGGCAGATACGGAAACTCATTCCAAGAATCTGAAGCTTCAGTCTACGGATGGAACCCTTCCGGATATTTTCTGGGTGGAGGGAGCTCAGGCTCCAGAGTATGCAGAGTCGGGTGTGTTGATGGATCTGTCAGATTATCTGAAGGAAAATACAGATATTGACGAAGCTTTAAATGGAATGGAAGACAGTTATAACAACGGTGAGATTCAGTATGGTTTGCCTTATCAGTGTAATGTTCAGGGATTTTTCTATAATAAAGAATTATTTGACGCTGCCGGGGTAGAATATCCTACAAATGAGACTACATATGAAGAGTTTCTGGATATGATCGCCAAATTAAAGGAATCCGGCGTCACTCCGATTGCCATCGGAAGCAAAAACAGCAGCTACACAATGTGGGAGTTTAATGAATTTCTGGAAAGATACGGATGGTCTGAAAATATCGATGCGATTTTAAGTGGAGAGAAGAAATTCAATAATTCGGATCTTGTTGCCTGCTTTGAAAAAATGGAAGGGTTAAAAGATGCAGGTGCTTTTCCGGACAATATGGCAACTATTGAATATTTTGATGCAAAACAGCTCTTTGACAACGGTACGGCAGCAATGTTTGGCACAGGACAGTGGGATTGCAGTGAGTTTGATGAAAATCTTGGCGATAAAGTAGGATTCTGGTGGGGACCTGTCTTTACAGACAGTGATTATGAACAGAACGTGGCGATGAAAGTTCCCGCAGCTCCTATTGCAGTCAATGCAGAAACAGCAGATGACGAGACAATGAAGGAAGCTGTCTATACATTCCTTAATTTCTACTACAGTGAAGATGCGGCAAAAATGTCCTATGAAGGCTCTATCTTCCCGGCAACCTCTTATGAAGGTATTGCAGCTTCCGACACACAGTATGCCATGAACGCAATGCTGGAAGCTCTGTCAGCAGGATGGCCAAGCCCCGAATCAGCTCCGGACCTTACAGTTGGCTCTGCTGTTCAGACAGAACTTTACAATGGTATTTTCGGAGTGCTTCAGGGAACATACACACCGGAAGAAGCCCTGGACAAAATGGATGAAACTTTGTCCTATGAATAG
- a CDS encoding carbohydrate ABC transporter permease — protein sequence MYWLSKKRYKIGLVLPTLIVYSVFIILPIGIAVWYSFTKYSGIGKATFVGLENYMRLFKDKVFWVSLKNTMIIFVLAFVLLLTISFLIALLLNNKLKGTDFAKALIFSPAIIAPIIVGIIWVYILDPNVGIINNILDALHLDFLKQKWIGGETLSPYSIAFIYFWQQLGYLVTIFIAGLKMIPEEVLEAVKIDGASTMQKIRYVIIPMMRSTISTVAVLIITGVFKIFEIVQQTTGGGPNHLSETLVTYSYSTTFTSGNYGYGMSLATVTFVLSLIITGIYSFLTREREGGNKR from the coding sequence ATGTATTGGCTTAGTAAAAAAAGATATAAGATCGGACTGGTACTACCTACGTTGATTGTTTACAGTGTGTTTATCATTTTGCCGATCGGGATTGCTGTATGGTACAGTTTCACCAAATATTCGGGAATCGGAAAAGCAACGTTTGTAGGACTTGAGAATTACATGAGGCTTTTTAAAGATAAAGTGTTTTGGGTGTCGCTTAAAAATACAATGATCATTTTTGTGCTTGCATTTGTTCTTCTTTTGACAATTTCATTTTTGATCGCCCTTTTGCTGAACAATAAACTGAAAGGCACAGATTTTGCGAAAGCCCTTATATTCTCCCCGGCAATTATTGCGCCGATCATTGTAGGTATTATCTGGGTTTATATTTTGGATCCCAATGTGGGGATCATCAACAACATTTTAGACGCGCTTCATCTTGACTTTTTAAAACAGAAGTGGATCGGCGGAGAGACGCTTTCGCCCTACAGTATTGCTTTCATTTATTTCTGGCAGCAGCTGGGGTATCTGGTGACTATTTTTATTGCAGGACTGAAAATGATACCGGAGGAAGTGCTGGAAGCAGTAAAGATTGATGGCGCCAGCACGATGCAGAAGATTCGATATGTCATTATTCCTATGATGCGTTCCACCATCTCTACGGTGGCGGTGCTCATCATTACCGGAGTATTCAAGATCTTTGAGATCGTGCAGCAGACAACGGGAGGTGGTCCGAACCATCTGTCGGAAACACTGGTTACCTATAGTTATTCTACTACATTCACCAGCGGCAATTATGGATACGGAATGTCTCTTGCAACGGTAACATTTGTACTGTCTTTAATTATTACGGGGATTTATTCCTTTTTGACACGGGAAAGAGAAGGAGGGAACAAAAGATGA